The genomic stretch AGATGAGCTTTTAGAATTCAAACTTATAGTGAATGAACTTTTAATAAATGCTGTGGTTCATGGAAATAAGGAGGACAGTTCAAAGTCTGTAAAGGTAAAGGTTGGGATAGTAGATAAAAAACTAAGTTACATTGTTGTTGAGGATGAAGGGGAAGGCTTTGACATTGACAGAGTATTTAAAGAGTACACCCCATACGATGAAAAGGATGAAATAGAAGATTTGTATGAGTTTGGTCGAGGACTTATGATAGTTGCATCACTTTGTGAAAAGGTTAAGCAGAACCAGAAGGGAAACAAAATTGTGGCTGTGAGAAGGCTCAAAAAAGAGGAAGATTGTTATGTTTGATGAAGAATAAATAATTAATCTCAGAATGCAAGACTGTCAAAAATATGCGACAGTCTTTTTTATTTTGTACACTTTATTAGAAACATTACAAAA from Caldicellulosiruptor kronotskyensis 2002 encodes the following:
- a CDS encoding ATP-binding protein, with product MENKFLQLVFTSNLQLVKVAEKEILSFLTRETNISADELLEFKLIVNELLINAVVHGNKEDSSKSVKVKVGIVDKKLSYIVVEDEGEGFDIDRVFKEYTPYDEKDEIEDLYEFGRGLMIVASLCEKVKQNQKGNKIVAVRRLKKEEDCYV